One region of Glycine max cultivar Williams 82 chromosome 9, Glycine_max_v4.0, whole genome shotgun sequence genomic DNA includes:
- the LOC100811044 gene encoding uncharacterized protein isoform X1 yields MNNIITEGHSISRPPYFDGRNYIEWKERMKIFIQSVDFKLWLLIKNGPKVPTKLVDNEEVEKSEDEYDEEDMKNLELEAKAKNILHCALNPDDFEIFSEGPKTSKQMWDELDRVFHRERTGDNSSTPQGQLSSDPTAPDTSQFSSPDLYFLQETRESMNKFLELCVPLHKLALEGNWQAAKVILGKDSRLKHAAIADGWATLLHVAVGANHASFVKELLQEFDNDQYISLQDYRGNTAFCFAVASGNMEIVELLKGRDPHLPTRRGGSDYIPIQFAAMQGNCDMTRYLYDISKEAFEDTDKIMLFFTFIKTGNYHMALKMADEWVELAYARDDNNETALHLLAVNQNPLDSCCHCPEMEGSFRINPDTKHVMFQLVNFLWKKILQHKDHSEAMRIISEPSQLLYDAAEVGNFGFLSELISAYPGKIIWEVDNNGQSIIHTAVSYRHASIFNLVHEIGFIKDILISYIVKENNTLLHLAAKLAPPDRLAIVSGAAFQMCLEIIWFEEVKKIMPPSFINLKNSDGLTAQQLFIKEHEGLRGKGEEWMKRTAEFCMLISTVIATAIFAAAINIPGGIDDDTKKPNYLNKASFQVFAIADAAAFIFSATAILIFLSILISRYAVYDFHKSLPLKLIFGLITLFISIACMMVAFGSSFFITYYYGLKVLPDSVAVLSCLPLLLYVGLQFSLWSDIIYSTFYCRNLFKPSKRMIYLSTTELEEAYNQTIF; encoded by the exons ATGAATAATATCATCACTGAAGGGCATTCTATTTCGAGGCCACCATATTTCGATGGAAGAAATTACATCGAGTGGAAGGAGCGTATGAAAATATTCATACAATCCGTTGACTTCAAGCTATGGCTTCTGATAAAAAATGGACCAAAAGTTCCAACAAAGCTAGTAGACAATGAAGAAGTGGAGAAAAGTGAAGATGAATATGATGAAGAAGACATGAAGAATTTGGAATTAGAGGCCaaagcaaaaaatattttacattgtgCCTTGAATCCAGatgattttgaaatattttcagAGGGTCCAAAAACATCCAAGCAAATGTGGGACGAGCTTGACAGGGTTTTCCACAG GGAAAGGACTGGTGACAACTCATCAACTCCACAAGGACAACTCTCCAGCGATCCAACGGCACCAGATACAAGTCAATTTAGCTCTCCTGATCTTTACTTTTTACAGGAAACAA GGGAATCCATGAACAAATTTCTGGAGCTTTGTGTGCCCCTTCACAAGCTTGCTCTAGAAGGCAATTGGCAAGCAGCCAAAGTCATCTTAGGAAAAGATAGTAGACTGAAGCACGCAGCAATAGCAGATGGTTGGGCTACACTTCTGCATGTTGCTGTAGGTGCTAACCATGCTTCCTTTGTGAAGGAGCTGCTGCAAGAATTCGACAACGATCAATACATCTCGTTGCAAGATTACCGGGGCAACACTGCCTTCTGCTTCGCTGTTGCATCTGGAAACATGGAAATTGTTGAATTATTGAAGGGAAGAGATCCACACTTGCCAACAAGAAGGGGTGGAAGTGATTATATCCCTATTCAGTTTGCTGCGATGCAAGGAAATTGCGACATGACACGCTATCTATACGACATCAGCAAAGAAGCGTTCGAGGATACGGACAAGATAATgttgttctttacttttatcAAGACCGGCAACTATC ACATGGCCTTAAAAATGGCAGATGAGTGGGTAGAGCTAGCTTATGCACGAGATGATAATAACGAGACAGCTTTGCATCTCTTGGCTGTAAATCAAAACCCTTTGGATTCGTGTTGTCATTGTCCAGAGATGGAAGGTTCCTTCCGGATCAACCCTG ACACGAAACATGTGATGTTTCAATTGGTTAATTTTCTCTGGAAAAAAATTCTCCAGCACAAAGACCATTCGGAGGCAATGAGAATCATAAGTGAGCCTTCTCAACTATTATACGATGCTGCAGAAGTTGGTAATTTTGGATTCTTGTCAGAGCTTATTAGTGCTTACCCTGGCAAGATCATATGGGAAGTGGACAACAATGGGCAAAGTATAATTCACACAGCAGTTTCATATCGCCATGCTAGCATCTTCAATCTCGTACATGAAATAGGGTTCATTAAGGATATTCTAATATCATATATTGTCAAAGAAAACAACACTTTATTGCATTTGGCTGCAAAGTTAGCCCCACCAGATCGACTTGCAATAGTTTCTGGAGCTGCATTCCAAATGTGCCTCGAGATCATATGGTTTGAG gaggtgaagaagataatgcCACCATCGTtcataaatttgaaaaactctGATGGTCTAACTGCTCAACAATTATTCATAAAGGAGCATGAAGGATTGCGGGGAAAAGGAGAGGAATGGATGAAACGCACTGCTGAGTTTTGTATGCTTATATCAACCGTTATTGCCACAGCGATTTTTGCTGCGGCAATTAACATACCAGGTGGTATTGATGATGACacaaaaaaaccaaattatTTGAACAAAGCATCATTCCAAGTATTTGCAATAGCAGATGCAGCTGCATTCATCTTCTCAGCAACTGCAATTTTGATATTCTTGTCTATTCTCATCTCGCGATATGCGGTGTACGACTTTCACAAGTCACTGCCCTTGAAGTTAATATTTGGACTGATAACTCTGTTCATCTCCATAGCATGCATGATGGTTGCATTTGGAAGTTCCTTCTTCATAACCTACTACTATGGTTTGAAGGTGCTTCCTGATTCAGTTGCAGTACTTTCGTGTCTACCATTGCTTCTATATGTAGGTTTGCAATTTTCATTATGGTCAGATATCATCTACTCAACATTCTATTGTAGGAATCTATTCAAGCCAAGTAAACGTATGATTTACCTATCCACTACAGAACTAGAGGAGGCATATAATCAGACCATATTTTGA
- the LOC100811044 gene encoding uncharacterized protein isoform X2 produces the protein MKIFIQSVDFKLWLLIKNGPKVPTKLVDNEEVEKSEDEYDEEDMKNLELEAKAKNILHCALNPDDFEIFSEGPKTSKQMWDELDRVFHRERTGDNSSTPQGQLSSDPTAPDTSQFSSPDLYFLQETRESMNKFLELCVPLHKLALEGNWQAAKVILGKDSRLKHAAIADGWATLLHVAVGANHASFVKELLQEFDNDQYISLQDYRGNTAFCFAVASGNMEIVELLKGRDPHLPTRRGGSDYIPIQFAAMQGNCDMTRYLYDISKEAFEDTDKIMLFFTFIKTGNYHMALKMADEWVELAYARDDNNETALHLLAVNQNPLDSCCHCPEMEGSFRINPDTKHVMFQLVNFLWKKILQHKDHSEAMRIISEPSQLLYDAAEVGNFGFLSELISAYPGKIIWEVDNNGQSIIHTAVSYRHASIFNLVHEIGFIKDILISYIVKENNTLLHLAAKLAPPDRLAIVSGAAFQMCLEIIWFEEVKKIMPPSFINLKNSDGLTAQQLFIKEHEGLRGKGEEWMKRTAEFCMLISTVIATAIFAAAINIPGGIDDDTKKPNYLNKASFQVFAIADAAAFIFSATAILIFLSILISRYAVYDFHKSLPLKLIFGLITLFISIACMMVAFGSSFFITYYYGLKVLPDSVAVLSCLPLLLYVGLQFSLWSDIIYSTFYCRNLFKPSKRMIYLSTTELEEAYNQTIF, from the exons ATGAAAATATTCATACAATCCGTTGACTTCAAGCTATGGCTTCTGATAAAAAATGGACCAAAAGTTCCAACAAAGCTAGTAGACAATGAAGAAGTGGAGAAAAGTGAAGATGAATATGATGAAGAAGACATGAAGAATTTGGAATTAGAGGCCaaagcaaaaaatattttacattgtgCCTTGAATCCAGatgattttgaaatattttcagAGGGTCCAAAAACATCCAAGCAAATGTGGGACGAGCTTGACAGGGTTTTCCACAG GGAAAGGACTGGTGACAACTCATCAACTCCACAAGGACAACTCTCCAGCGATCCAACGGCACCAGATACAAGTCAATTTAGCTCTCCTGATCTTTACTTTTTACAGGAAACAA GGGAATCCATGAACAAATTTCTGGAGCTTTGTGTGCCCCTTCACAAGCTTGCTCTAGAAGGCAATTGGCAAGCAGCCAAAGTCATCTTAGGAAAAGATAGTAGACTGAAGCACGCAGCAATAGCAGATGGTTGGGCTACACTTCTGCATGTTGCTGTAGGTGCTAACCATGCTTCCTTTGTGAAGGAGCTGCTGCAAGAATTCGACAACGATCAATACATCTCGTTGCAAGATTACCGGGGCAACACTGCCTTCTGCTTCGCTGTTGCATCTGGAAACATGGAAATTGTTGAATTATTGAAGGGAAGAGATCCACACTTGCCAACAAGAAGGGGTGGAAGTGATTATATCCCTATTCAGTTTGCTGCGATGCAAGGAAATTGCGACATGACACGCTATCTATACGACATCAGCAAAGAAGCGTTCGAGGATACGGACAAGATAATgttgttctttacttttatcAAGACCGGCAACTATC ACATGGCCTTAAAAATGGCAGATGAGTGGGTAGAGCTAGCTTATGCACGAGATGATAATAACGAGACAGCTTTGCATCTCTTGGCTGTAAATCAAAACCCTTTGGATTCGTGTTGTCATTGTCCAGAGATGGAAGGTTCCTTCCGGATCAACCCTG ACACGAAACATGTGATGTTTCAATTGGTTAATTTTCTCTGGAAAAAAATTCTCCAGCACAAAGACCATTCGGAGGCAATGAGAATCATAAGTGAGCCTTCTCAACTATTATACGATGCTGCAGAAGTTGGTAATTTTGGATTCTTGTCAGAGCTTATTAGTGCTTACCCTGGCAAGATCATATGGGAAGTGGACAACAATGGGCAAAGTATAATTCACACAGCAGTTTCATATCGCCATGCTAGCATCTTCAATCTCGTACATGAAATAGGGTTCATTAAGGATATTCTAATATCATATATTGTCAAAGAAAACAACACTTTATTGCATTTGGCTGCAAAGTTAGCCCCACCAGATCGACTTGCAATAGTTTCTGGAGCTGCATTCCAAATGTGCCTCGAGATCATATGGTTTGAG gaggtgaagaagataatgcCACCATCGTtcataaatttgaaaaactctGATGGTCTAACTGCTCAACAATTATTCATAAAGGAGCATGAAGGATTGCGGGGAAAAGGAGAGGAATGGATGAAACGCACTGCTGAGTTTTGTATGCTTATATCAACCGTTATTGCCACAGCGATTTTTGCTGCGGCAATTAACATACCAGGTGGTATTGATGATGACacaaaaaaaccaaattatTTGAACAAAGCATCATTCCAAGTATTTGCAATAGCAGATGCAGCTGCATTCATCTTCTCAGCAACTGCAATTTTGATATTCTTGTCTATTCTCATCTCGCGATATGCGGTGTACGACTTTCACAAGTCACTGCCCTTGAAGTTAATATTTGGACTGATAACTCTGTTCATCTCCATAGCATGCATGATGGTTGCATTTGGAAGTTCCTTCTTCATAACCTACTACTATGGTTTGAAGGTGCTTCCTGATTCAGTTGCAGTACTTTCGTGTCTACCATTGCTTCTATATGTAGGTTTGCAATTTTCATTATGGTCAGATATCATCTACTCAACATTCTATTGTAGGAATCTATTCAAGCCAAGTAAACGTATGATTTACCTATCCACTACAGAACTAGAGGAGGCATATAATCAGACCATATTTTGA
- the LOC121172816 gene encoding uncharacterized protein isoform X2: MKIFIQSVDFKLWLLIKNGPKVPTKLVDNEEVEKSEDEYDEEDMKNLELEAKAKNILHCALNPDVFEIFSEGPKTSKQMWDELDRVFNRERTGDYTPTPQGQFSSDPTAPDTSQFNSPDLYFLQDTSESLDKFMELCVPLHKLALEGNWPAAKVILQKDGRLKHAAITTGWTTLLHVAAGANHAPFMEELLEELNDDQYISLQDYQGNTAFCFAVASGNMKIVNLLRERDPYLPTKRGGNDYIPIQIAAMQAKCDMTRYLYHISKEAFNDKDKIMLFFTLIKTRSYGMAFDMALQWQELAYARDHNKATALHLLAKYQNPLDSCCHCPDMDGYLPINPDTKHVMFQLVNFLWKTILHHKGHSQAMGIISEPSQLLYDAAEVGIFGFLSELISTYPNNIIWEVDDKGQSIIHTAVSYRHASIFNLVHEIGFIKDIIISYIVKEHNPSCFRKKTKNNTLLHLAAKLAPPDRLEIVSGAAFQMCLEIIWFEVTPLFH, from the exons ATGAAAATATTCATACAATCCGTTGACTTCAAGCTATGGCTTCTGATAAAAAATGGACCAAAAGTTCCAACAAAGTTAGTAGACAACGAAGAAGTGGAGAAAAGTGAAGATGAATATGATGAAGAAGACATGAAGAATTTGGAATTAGAGGCCaaagcaaaaaatattttacattgtgCCTTGAATCCAgatgtttttgaaatattttcagAGGGTCCAAAAACATCCAAGCAAATGTGGGACGAGCTTGACAGGGTTTTCAACAG GGAAAGGACAGGTGACTACACCCCAACTCCACAAGGACAATTCTCCAGCGATCCAACGGCACCAGATACAAGTCAATTTAACTCTCCTGATCTTTACTTTTTACAGGATACAA GTGAATCGTTGGACAAATTTATGGAGCTTTGTGTGCCCCTTCACAAGCTTGCTCTAGAAGGCAATTGGCCAGCAGCCAAAGTCATTTTACAAAAAGATGGTAGACTGAAGCACGCAGCAATAACAACTGGTTGGACTACACTTCTGCATGTTGCTGCAGGTGCAAACCATGCTCCCTTTATGGAGGAGCTGCTGGAAGAACTCAACGACGATCAATACATTTCATTGCAAGATTACCAGGGCAACACTGCCTTCTGCTTCGCTGTTGCATCTGGGAACATGAAAATTGTTAACTTATTGCGGGAAAGAGATCCATACTTGCCAACAAAAAGGGGTGGAAATGATTATATCCCTATTCAGATTGCTGCGATGCAAGCAAAATGCGACATGACACGCTATCTATACCACATCAGCAAAGAAGCGTTCAATGATAAGGACAAGATAATGTTGTTCTTTACTCTTATCAAGACCCGCAGTTATG GCATGGCCTTCGACATGGCACTACAGTGGCAAGAGCTAGCTTATGCACGTGATCATAATAAGGCCACAGCTTTGCACCTCTTGGCTAAATATCAAAACCCTTTGGATTCGTGTTGTCATTGTCCAGATATGGACGGTTACCTCCCGATCAACCCTG ACACGAAACATGTAATGTTTCAATTGGTTAATTTTCTCTGGAAAACGATTCTCCACCACAAAGGCCACTCGCAGGCAATGGGAATCATAAGCGAGCCTTCTCAACTATTATACGATGCTGCAGAAGTTGGTATTTTTGGATTCTTGTCAGAGCTTATTAGTACTTACCCTAACAATATCATATGGGAAGTGGACGACAAAGGGCAAAGTATAATTCACACAGCAGTTTCATATCGCCATGCTAGCATCTTCAATCTCGTACATGAAATAGGGTTCATTAAGGATATTATAATATCATATATTGTCAAAGAACACAACCCTTCGTGTTTtcgaaaaaaaacaaagaacaacACTTTATTGCATTTGGCTGCAAAGTTAGCCCCACCAGATCGACTTGAAATAGTTTCTGGAGCAGCATTCCAAATGTGCCTCGAGATCATATGGTTTGAGGTAACCCCTTTATTTCATTGA
- the LOC121172816 gene encoding uncharacterized protein isoform X1 has protein sequence MDNIITEGHSISRPPYFDGRNYIEWKERMKIFIQSVDFKLWLLIKNGPKVPTKLVDNEEVEKSEDEYDEEDMKNLELEAKAKNILHCALNPDVFEIFSEGPKTSKQMWDELDRVFNRERTGDYTPTPQGQFSSDPTAPDTSQFNSPDLYFLQDTSESLDKFMELCVPLHKLALEGNWPAAKVILQKDGRLKHAAITTGWTTLLHVAAGANHAPFMEELLEELNDDQYISLQDYQGNTAFCFAVASGNMKIVNLLRERDPYLPTKRGGNDYIPIQIAAMQAKCDMTRYLYHISKEAFNDKDKIMLFFTLIKTRSYGMAFDMALQWQELAYARDHNKATALHLLAKYQNPLDSCCHCPDMDGYLPINPDTKHVMFQLVNFLWKTILHHKGHSQAMGIISEPSQLLYDAAEVGIFGFLSELISTYPNNIIWEVDDKGQSIIHTAVSYRHASIFNLVHEIGFIKDIIISYIVKEHNPSCFRKKTKNNTLLHLAAKLAPPDRLEIVSGAAFQMCLEIIWFEVTPLFH, from the exons ATGGATAATATCATCACTGAAGGGCATTCTATTTCGAGGCCACCATATTTCGATGGAAGAAATTACATCGAGTGGAAGGAGCGTATGAAAATATTCATACAATCCGTTGACTTCAAGCTATGGCTTCTGATAAAAAATGGACCAAAAGTTCCAACAAAGTTAGTAGACAACGAAGAAGTGGAGAAAAGTGAAGATGAATATGATGAAGAAGACATGAAGAATTTGGAATTAGAGGCCaaagcaaaaaatattttacattgtgCCTTGAATCCAgatgtttttgaaatattttcagAGGGTCCAAAAACATCCAAGCAAATGTGGGACGAGCTTGACAGGGTTTTCAACAG GGAAAGGACAGGTGACTACACCCCAACTCCACAAGGACAATTCTCCAGCGATCCAACGGCACCAGATACAAGTCAATTTAACTCTCCTGATCTTTACTTTTTACAGGATACAA GTGAATCGTTGGACAAATTTATGGAGCTTTGTGTGCCCCTTCACAAGCTTGCTCTAGAAGGCAATTGGCCAGCAGCCAAAGTCATTTTACAAAAAGATGGTAGACTGAAGCACGCAGCAATAACAACTGGTTGGACTACACTTCTGCATGTTGCTGCAGGTGCAAACCATGCTCCCTTTATGGAGGAGCTGCTGGAAGAACTCAACGACGATCAATACATTTCATTGCAAGATTACCAGGGCAACACTGCCTTCTGCTTCGCTGTTGCATCTGGGAACATGAAAATTGTTAACTTATTGCGGGAAAGAGATCCATACTTGCCAACAAAAAGGGGTGGAAATGATTATATCCCTATTCAGATTGCTGCGATGCAAGCAAAATGCGACATGACACGCTATCTATACCACATCAGCAAAGAAGCGTTCAATGATAAGGACAAGATAATGTTGTTCTTTACTCTTATCAAGACCCGCAGTTATG GCATGGCCTTCGACATGGCACTACAGTGGCAAGAGCTAGCTTATGCACGTGATCATAATAAGGCCACAGCTTTGCACCTCTTGGCTAAATATCAAAACCCTTTGGATTCGTGTTGTCATTGTCCAGATATGGACGGTTACCTCCCGATCAACCCTG ACACGAAACATGTAATGTTTCAATTGGTTAATTTTCTCTGGAAAACGATTCTCCACCACAAAGGCCACTCGCAGGCAATGGGAATCATAAGCGAGCCTTCTCAACTATTATACGATGCTGCAGAAGTTGGTATTTTTGGATTCTTGTCAGAGCTTATTAGTACTTACCCTAACAATATCATATGGGAAGTGGACGACAAAGGGCAAAGTATAATTCACACAGCAGTTTCATATCGCCATGCTAGCATCTTCAATCTCGTACATGAAATAGGGTTCATTAAGGATATTATAATATCATATATTGTCAAAGAACACAACCCTTCGTGTTTtcgaaaaaaaacaaagaacaacACTTTATTGCATTTGGCTGCAAAGTTAGCCCCACCAGATCGACTTGAAATAGTTTCTGGAGCAGCATTCCAAATGTGCCTCGAGATCATATGGTTTGAGGTAACCCCTTTATTTCATTGA